Below is a genomic region from Chromatiaceae bacterium.
ACATCCGACCGCAAACGTCCGCGGCGTCCTGGCGGCGATACGAAATGAAGATCCGACTCATTGCCCGGGACTATAGCGCAAATGCCATCATTTCCGCGGTTCGGATCCCGTGGCGCGAAAGATCAGGTCCAATATCGGGGCGCCATACTCAGAGGCCTTGAGGTCGGATTTGAAGTGTAGATTGTCGGCAGCAGACCAGTGGCAGGACGCCCTGGCTTCCCGGATGTCGAATCTCAACCGCTGCGAAAACCGAAGAGAGTTCGAATCTCTCCCTCGCATCCCTAACACCCTGATTTGCGCAACCCTTTGCTTTCAACCGCAACTTAACGCCTTCATTTCTCGTGTATTCACCAGGACAACCCCTTGAGCCACCGTCCCAGGAAAAGGTCCGGCCAGGAGTGTTGCCCGGCATGGTTTTTCTGCGGATTGCGCGGAGTTCGCGAGTCAGAGGATCAAGCCCGTCGACGATTTCGGTGACTGGACTCCAATCGCAGACCGTCGTCAACCGAGAAACAGAGTGCTCGCACAGTCACTGCAGCTATTGAACTGAGCCTACTGCTCACCCTGATCGAGCCAAACAACGATGGCTACAGCGTCTGGAACAACTTCCAAGACCTCGGGCGGGATAAGCGATGGCTACCCAATGGTGGAAGCGCGGCTCTGGGTTAGCACCAGCTGGGTTAAACTCCTGCGCCAACGCCAATTCCCGGAGCCGCCCGTTGAAGTACATCTTCGCCATACTGCTCGTGATCGCATTGATGCTGGTGTATCAAATGCTCACCCGCAACAAGCAATCCGCCACGGCAAACGTCCAGCAGGGCCAGGCCTTTCTGGCAGAGAATGCCAAGGCCGAGGGTGTCGTCACCACTGCGTCCGGTCTGCAATACAAGGTACTGCAAACAGGCGATGGCAACGTATCTCCCGGGCCGAACGATCGCGTCAAGGTGCACTATCACGGCACGCTAATCGATGGCACGGTTTTCGATAGCTCAGTGGACCGGGGAGAGCCGATCTCTTTTGGTTTGAACCAGGTCATCAAGGGCTGGACGGAAGGCCTGCAGCTGATGGTTGTCGGGCAGAAGAATCGCCTCTTCATCCCCAGTGACCTCGCCTACGGCGACCGCGGTGCAGGCGGCGTAATCGGCCCGGGCAGCACCCTGGTCTTCGATGTGGAACTACTCGGTATCAACGAGTAGGCCGAGCGCCATATTGACCCAGCGGGCAGCCGCCTTGTTTCGGAGACCTCCATGCAGCCGTATTTCGGCTTCCAGTGGTAGATCGTGTTTTCGACGACACTGTGGCGGCGGGCCAGGTCAGGCGCTGAGGCACCGGCCTGGTGCTCCTTCAGGATCGAAATGATCTGTTCCTCTATGTAGCGCTTGCGCTTCATCTAGGGGCCTCCTTGGGGCCCCTCAAATACAAGGCATTCCCACATCCCGCATGGCTCGGATTACGGGGGTACCGTCAGATATAGAAACTTCGCTCTCGGTCAGACATTCACCGCCTCGCGCTCGATATAAGGCTTGAGTTCTGCCCGCAACGCCTTTTCGGTCACCAAATCAACGGCACAACCGAGTTCATCTTCCGAATAAAACTGCACGCCGAAGTAACGGGCCGAAGCAGCCGGCCCATCGAAGCCGACGACAATATTCACGTCACTATCCAGCCGCGCTTCGTCCCGGGCGGTCGAGCCGAACAACGCGAGCCGCGTGACACCGTAGCGCTCGGCGAGCGCCGGTTTAGCCGCACTCAACGCCTGTAAGACCTGCTGTCTGTTCATCTCGCCACCTCCAATACCCAGCGTCCAGCACGTCACAATCACGAGTACCGCGCCACGCATCCCTAACACTCTGACCCCCGTGGGTATTCTGTTTCAGACCGTTCATAATCGCCTGAATTGATTTGTAATTTGTAGGTTGTCCCCTTGAACCACCGTCCCTGGAAAAGGTTCGGCCAGAAGTGTTGCCCGGTGTGGTTTTTCTGCGGATTACGCGGAGTTAGATAGGTAGGGATGAGGGCTGTCGACACTTTCGATGGCGGCGTTGAAAACCAATATCGTGTTAAATGGTTCGCAATTAGGCATGAAAATCGACCAAATACGTTTTCCCGATGAACTGATGCGAAGCATGCGCGATAAGACGTGCGTGGTTTTTGCTGGCGCGGGCGTGTCGATGGGCGAACCGGCCAAACTCCCAAGTTTCTTCAAGTTAGCTGAACAATTGGCAGCAGGAACAGGGGAGACCAGAGGAGATGGCGAACCAGTCGACCGATTTCTCGGGCGAATCCATAGAAAGGGAGTTCGTATACACGAACGAAGCTGCACGGCATTAAACCCGGTAGCTGGCTCTCATACCCCCCTTCATCGTGACTTGCTCCGACTGTTTCCTGAAACCACCGACATAAAAGTTGTTACCACAAACTTCGATACCCTATTTGAAGAAGCCTGCGCTGAAATCACGGATGACATCGTTAGTGTTTACCGAGCCCCAGCACTACCTCTCGGCCATGACTTTTCTGGCATCGTGCATGTCCACGGGAGTCGAGAATTTTCAAAAGGGATTGTGCTTACAGATTCAGACTTTGGACGAGCCTACCTCACCGAAGGCTGGGCAAGGCGTTTCCTTGTCGATCTCTTTCAAAACTACTCAGTATTGTTTATCGGTTACAGCCACGATGATGTTGTTATGGACTACCTGGCGCGAGCGCTGCCAAGCCGAGATGGAAACAGATACGTACTCATTGCCGAAGGCAGCGACGAGAGCGATTGGAAAGCGCGTGGGATCACCCCTATTTGGTTTCCGAAACCAGCACCAAGTGATTATTCTTTTCTGAATAGCGGCATTGCCAAGCTTGCGGACTATTTAAGGGCACCTCGATCAATTCGTTCTAACGCCACCATCGGCGTGATCAATGTAGCGACCGTGCCATTTCGCCGCGCTGATAGTCTTCTTCCGAATCCAGCGGCCCGGTTTTCTCACCTTGTTGGCCGTTGCGCGCCGCCCTCGGCGGCTTTCCGGCCCTTCAGGCCGTGCAGAAGGCGGATTGCGGCCTGAGTAAGAATTCCAAGCGTCGCATGTTGTAGGTCAGGTTCATCAGCCCGATCTTCACTGCCGCTCGGACCTTGCCCTTGGTTCGTACCAGGATGTTGCCCTGGCGTGTGCGTTGATCACCGAAGACATGCTCGACGCGGGCGCGGACCTTTGAGCGCCGATGGTTGGTCGCCTGCTCCTGTTTGTTCAACGCACGCCGACTGCTGCCCTTGCGGTGGATTCGGCTCTTGTAGCCCTGTTCGCGAAGCTGTTCTTCGCGCGCTTGTGATCGGTAGGCGGAATCGGCCCAGATGGAACGGTCGCTGTTCTCGTCGTCCAGCACCTCATCGAAGACCTGGCTGTCGTGCACGCTGGCGTCGGTCACCGCATAGCGCCGGATCAGCTTGTGCTCTTTGTCGATGTTGATGTGGTTCTTGTAGCCGTAGTGGCTCTTGCCGTGCTTCTTCGTCCAGCGTGCATCCTCGTCCTTTTGCCGCTTCATGTTCGGCTTGTCATCCCATCCGTCAGGCATCTTGCCTTCCTTGATCTGCTTGTTCTCGTCACGCGTGTTCCGGTTCTTCGGCACGTTGACCAGGCTGGCATCGATGATCTGGCCACCCTTGGGCATCAGGCCCGATTGCCACAACTGCTCATCGAAGCGCGCAAACAGCTTGTCAATCAAGCCGTGACGCACCAGTTGCTCGCGGAACAACCACAACGTCTTGGCGTCCGGCACGGTGTCCTCCGGCGACAGCCCGAGGAAGCGCTGGAACGACAACCGGTCACGGACCTGGAACTCGGTCTGATCGTCCGAGAGGTTGTACAAGGCCTGCAGCACCAGCATCTTGAACATCAACGTGACGTCATGCGGCTTGCGTCCGGCATTGCTCTTGCGCTGCTTCTGGTGGATCACCTTCAGCAACGGCCGGAATGCTTGCCAGTCCACGATGCTGTCCAGCCGTGGCAGTGGATCACCCAGTTTCTCCAGCTTCGCCAGCCGATCCTCATCGTCGAAAAACCCTGGTTGCATCCGATCTACCCTTTGCCTGTTTGATCGCTGTTATTCTGCCCGAATCGGGGGATTATTCGAGATGCCCTTAAATCGCACACAGCTCGATTGGAAGCAGGAACTCACGGCCCTAGCGTCAAGCCCACCACCCCAAGACGAAGAAAGCGAGCACCAAATCCTGGACGCTGTTCGCAACCGCAATACCATTCGATTTTTCACAAATGTAGCCAAAGACAAGAGCTGGCCAGCCTGGCTAGATGGCAAGGGCGCTCTTGATGATTTGTTCGCTGGTAATATTTTGACTGAAGAGCAACGCATATTGGCAGCGTGGATCTCAGAGCACTATACACACGAATACCCTGAGGAAGTAATTCTCATTGTAGGCAAGCATGGTCTTCGATTGAATTCGCTATTCTGGTGGATTCTTGGTCGCGAAATTGGGTTGGCAAAGGATGGCGAGAACACTCCAGACTCTGCCATCTCCCTTTCAAGATGGGTGACACTCCTCATTGCAACAGCCCCGCCCCACGGCGACACCACAATCCTGGAATGGCTGGCGGAACGGTGCGCAAGATATGATCTCGACAAAGAGCTTCTTCAACTCTTCTCGAAAATGGCTGAACCCCAATTGCAGATTAAAAAAGGGATTAATTGGTATGACGAGAATGACGAGCGAGAGGATAAAACCAACCTCGATATCAATTACCAATTATTTGCTGATCACTGGCATCTCAATGAGTTCTATCAGAAGTACCTCAAATCCCATCTCGAACGCATTTCAACCGAGATCTTTGAACTTGCCATCAGCACACTGAGTACGATTCATAGCCACTTAGCTGCCTGGGATCGCGCAAACGAAAAATCAGACACACTGTCATACATGCGCTCAGCGATTGAGCCGCACGAGCAAGATGATCTGCATCACCGGGAAGATGTGCTGATAGATGCAGCGAGAGATGCCTGGGAGCAACTTGCCATCAGCCAACCAGGATACGCTCACAGCCTTTTCCTCAGACACGCTAGATCCGAGGCGCCAATCATTCGCCGACTATGTGTTCACTATCTAACTCAACGAGCGGACGTGGACGCAAATGAAAAACTACAGATTTTTCTTCAACATTTTAATCTTCACGACATTGCGACGCATCACGAGACCTACCAGTTTGGTGCCCACATATACGGGTTGTTGACCCCCACCTCCAGAGTAGAACTCCTAGACGAAGTATTGAAGTACCGATGGCCCCTTGATGATGGCGAGGCTGAACATCACGCGGCAAGGGAAAAATATAGTTGGCTTGAGTGGCTAAAAAGGTCCGACCCAAGCTGTGAATTGTTGAATGAATCCATATCCAGGTTGACGAGTGAATTTCCCGATCTTCAGTCTCGTGAGCATCCAGACCTTACTCACTGGCATTCCGGCGCAGAATGGGTTGGACATAAAAGCCCTTATAGCGCCGGGGAGCTTCTCACAAAGTCTCCAAACGATTGGCTGGAAACACTACAGGGCTTTAAGGGTGATGAGTTTCGTGGACCAGATGTGCGTGGTCTACAAGGCGCAATCACAGAAGCTGCGAGAACAAACGCCCCTTGGGGTTTTGAACTTGCCGAAGCTCTTGCGAAGACTGGAGCCTGGGATTCGGACTTCTGGGCGGCGTTGATCGATGCCTGGAAGGAATGGCCCGATAACGAAGAACAGTGTCAGCGTATCCTTTTCTGGCTGAAGGATCAGAGGCTATACCCTAGAGCGACATATGACATCTCCCGAGCACTCCTCATTCTTGTTGAAAAAGAAGGAAAGACCTCTGCGCTCTCCTGTTTGGATGACACAAACCGTATCGCGAAAGGGCTCTGGGCACATGTAACGGTCGAGGACTTTCCAGAGGCCAAAGAAGACTGGCTTGGGTTTGCGATCAACAACTCTGCCGGCGTGCTTGCCCAGTACTGGCTCCACGCGCTGAGCTTGTGGTGGAAAGCACAAGAGAAGAAACCGTCTTCGATTCCTGATGCTTTCAGACTTCCGATAGAAAGCATCATTCAAGAAGGTAGTTCGGCTAGCGGTGTAGCCCTCGCAGTTTTCGCCAGCCAGTTCCCTTATTTCCTATCGATTGACGAAGACTGGACGAAGGAACAACTCCTTCCTTGGTTCGAGCACGAAAAAGACCCGACAAGAATGCAGCAAAGCTGGGATGGCTTTTTGACCTGGGGAAGCTTGAACCCTCGTGTATTCGATGCTTTGGCCCCAATGTTTTTGAAAGCCTGCTCGCAACTCGGGAATCAACTTGCATCGCATCGTGACCGTTTTGCCGAGTTTTTTGTGGTGATGGTCATGTACTACGCCAAAAAACCACTGGACGAAGCAATCCCAACTTTTTTTCTGAATGGCGACGAGACGGACAGGCGAAATTTTGCGTTTAGCGTCGACCGAATGCTTCGTGGCCTCAACGAAGAGCAACAGAAAGAACAGTGGGATAAGTGGCTACGTGCGTACTGGAACAACCGGCTTCAAGGAATACCCGCTGTGCTGGACGAGGTGGAAACCAATGAGATGTTGGAATGGACGACTCAGCTCACCGCAGTGTACGGGGAAGCTGTGAATATTGCGGTTCAGATGCCTCCCACGCCGTTCAAACACCTGTCGATCGGGTATGACCTAAAAAACAGCGATTTACCCGAGCGATTCCCTTATGCAGTAGCGAAGCTGCTCATCTACATTATGGAATCTGGAGCTGATCCTCAGGTCTTTTATGGATTCAAGGAAATTATCCAAAGAATTCCCCAGGAAGGGATTGATCCCGGCTTTTGGAACAAGGTGCAGGGGTTGTCGGAGGGGCTCGGACTGGCCTAGCTCACTCAACAACTAGCCAATGAGCCGTCGTTTCCGACCGCCGCGAAAATCGAAGAGAGTTCGAATCTCCACCACCACAAACCTAACCCCCTGATTTGCGCAGCCCTTTGGTTTTGCCCGAAACTCAACGCATTCATTTCTCAGACTTTTGAAAGGCTAACCCCTTGAGCCACCGTCCCAGGAAAAGGTTCGGCCAAAACTTTCTGCACGACCAGGCGGTGATCGCGCGGATCCTCGACTGCATCGATCCGCGGCCGGGGCAACGCCTGGTGGAGATCGGTCCGGGCCAGGGGGCGCTGACCAAGGGGCTGCTGCAACGTGCCGGCAGGCTGGACGCGATCGAACTCGACCGCGACCTGCTCGAACCGCTGCGCCACATGTGCGCACCGATCGGCGAGTTGAACCTGCACAACGCGGACGCGCTGAAGTTCGACTTCCGCAGCCTGCATCCAGGTGAACAGAAGCTTCGTCTGGTCGGTAACCTGCCCTACAACATCTCGACGCCGTTGTTGTTCCACCTGCTCGAACAGGCCGACGTGATCGAGGACATGCATTTCATGCTGCAGAAAGAGGTCGTCGAACGCATGGCCGCCGCGCCGGGCTCCAAGGCCTTCGGACGCCTGTCGGTGATGTTGCAGGTGAGCTGCGAGGTGACGCCGTTGTTCGACATCGGTCCGGGGTCGTTCGACCCGCCGCCGAAGGTCGATTCCAGTGTCGTGCGCCTGCGTCCGCTGGCCGAATCACGCGTGCCGGTCGCGCAGATCGGCACCTTCGGTGCCTTCGTCGCGCAGGCCTTTGCACATCGCCGCAAGACCCTGCGCAACAACCTCAAAGGCCTGCTCGACGGCGAGCAGATCGCCGCGGTCGGGGTCGATCCGGGCGCGCGCAGCGAGACCCTGGCGATCGACGAGCTGATCCGGCTCCATCGGGCGACCCTCGCGACGCCGTGAACTACCTGGCCCACCTTTACCTCGCCGGGGACGACAGCGAATTGCTGATCGGCGGCCTGATGGGCGACTTCGTCAAGGGCCGGGTCGACCCGGCACGACCGGCTGCCGTGCGCGCCGGCATCCTGCTGCACCGACGGGTCGACTCGTTCACCGACCAGCACCCGGTGGTCCGGCGCAGCAAGGCGCGCATCGACCCCGAGTTCCGCCGTTACGCGGGCATCCTCGTCGACCTGTTCTTCGACCATTTCCTGGCCTGCGACTGGCCGGCGTACTCGCGCCAGCCGCTGCCGCAGTACGCGCGCCGGATCTACCGCATCCTGAACCGGCAGCTGCCCAGTCTGCCGCCGCGCATGCAGCACAGCGTGCTGTACATGGTGCGCAACGATCTGCTCGTCTCCTACCGCGAGATCGATGGTATCCGGCGCGCATTGTCCGGCATCGAGCGGCGCCTGAGTCGCCCCAGCCAGCTCGCCGAAGCGGTCGCCGAACTGGAAGCGAATTACGCCAGTTTTCGCGAGGATTTTGCCGAATTCTTCCCCGAACTCAGTCACTTCGCACGGCAGCAAAGGGATACCTGCACGGAAGAGACAATGAGCCGCCAGGCACTAAACGACTAAAGTGTTCGGCCGGCTTTACAATAGCCCATGGTACCGGTCGTCACGACAGCATTAACGCATTGAATTTATTCGTATTGAGACAGTTGGCACCGGTCGTGCTTCGCAATAGACAGGTTGCGCATCCACCGGCCGACAGAACATCTGCCCCCGCCTGTGCCGAGTCGGAGAAAAACATCCTGGCAGAGGGCCGGTGGATGCAGCAACTCACTCCTGGTCTTTCGCGGCGCCTTCCGGCACATCGGGACGCGCCGCTTCGGTGACCACCAACCCCGATCGTTTGGCCCTGGCCTCCCAATGGCGGCGAGCGAG
It encodes:
- a CDS encoding DUF479 domain-containing protein — protein: MNYLAHLYLAGDDSELLIGGLMGDFVKGRVDPARPAAVRAGILLHRRVDSFTDQHPVVRRSKARIDPEFRRYAGILVDLFFDHFLACDWPAYSRQPLPQYARRIYRILNRQLPSLPPRMQHSVLYMVRNDLLVSYREIDGIRRALSGIERRLSRPSQLAEAVAELEANYASFREDFAEFFPELSHFARQQRDTCTEETMSRQALND
- a CDS encoding nucleotidyltransferase family protein — encoded protein: MNRQQVLQALSAAKPALAERYGVTRLALFGSTARDEARLDSDVNIVVGFDGPAASARYFGVQFYSEDELGCAVDLVTEKALRAELKPYIEREAVNV
- the rsmA gene encoding 16S rRNA (adenine(1518)-N(6)/adenine(1519)-N(6))-dimethyltransferase RsmA is translated as MSHRPRKRFGQNFLHDQAVIARILDCIDPRPGQRLVEIGPGQGALTKGLLQRAGRLDAIELDRDLLEPLRHMCAPIGELNLHNADALKFDFRSLHPGEQKLRLVGNLPYNISTPLLFHLLEQADVIEDMHFMLQKEVVERMAAAPGSKAFGRLSVMLQVSCEVTPLFDIGPGSFDPPPKVDSSVVRLRPLAESRVPVAQIGTFGAFVAQAFAHRRKTLRNNLKGLLDGEQIAAVGVDPGARSETLAIDELIRLHRATLATP
- a CDS encoding IS5 family transposase; translation: MQPGFFDDEDRLAKLEKLGDPLPRLDSIVDWQAFRPLLKVIHQKQRKSNAGRKPHDVTLMFKMLVLQALYNLSDDQTEFQVRDRLSFQRFLGLSPEDTVPDAKTLWLFREQLVRHGLIDKLFARFDEQLWQSGLMPKGGQIIDASLVNVPKNRNTRDENKQIKEGKMPDGWDDKPNMKRQKDEDARWTKKHGKSHYGYKNHINIDKEHKLIRRYAVTDASVHDSQVFDEVLDDENSDRSIWADSAYRSQAREEQLREQGYKSRIHRKGSSRRALNKQEQATNHRRSKVRARVEHVFGDQRTRQGNILVRTKGKVRAAVKIGLMNLTYNMRRLEFLLRPQSAFCTA
- a CDS encoding FKBP-type peptidyl-prolyl cis-trans isomerase, with protein sequence MLVYQMLTRNKQSATANVQQGQAFLAENAKAEGVVTTASGLQYKVLQTGDGNVSPGPNDRVKVHYHGTLIDGTVFDSSVDRGEPISFGLNQVIKGWTEGLQLMVVGQKNRLFIPSDLAYGDRGAGGVIGPGSTLVFDVELLGINE
- a CDS encoding SIR2 family protein, encoding MAALKTNIVLNGSQLGMKIDQIRFPDELMRSMRDKTCVVFAGAGVSMGEPAKLPSFFKLAEQLAAGTGETRGDGEPVDRFLGRIHRKGVRIHERSCTALNPVAGSHTPLHRDLLRLFPETTDIKVVTTNFDTLFEEACAEITDDIVSVYRAPALPLGHDFSGIVHVHGSREFSKGIVLTDSDFGRAYLTEGWARRFLVDLFQNYSVLFIGYSHDDVVMDYLARALPSRDGNRYVLIAEGSDESDWKARGITPIWFPKPAPSDYSFLNSGIAKLADYLRAPRSIRSNATIGVINVATVPFRRADSLLPNPAARFSHLVGRCAPPSAAFRPFRPCRRRIAA
- a CDS encoding DUF4020 domain-containing protein; this translates as MPLNRTQLDWKQELTALASSPPPQDEESEHQILDAVRNRNTIRFFTNVAKDKSWPAWLDGKGALDDLFAGNILTEEQRILAAWISEHYTHEYPEEVILIVGKHGLRLNSLFWWILGREIGLAKDGENTPDSAISLSRWVTLLIATAPPHGDTTILEWLAERCARYDLDKELLQLFSKMAEPQLQIKKGINWYDENDEREDKTNLDINYQLFADHWHLNEFYQKYLKSHLERISTEIFELAISTLSTIHSHLAAWDRANEKSDTLSYMRSAIEPHEQDDLHHREDVLIDAARDAWEQLAISQPGYAHSLFLRHARSEAPIIRRLCVHYLTQRADVDANEKLQIFLQHFNLHDIATHHETYQFGAHIYGLLTPTSRVELLDEVLKYRWPLDDGEAEHHAAREKYSWLEWLKRSDPSCELLNESISRLTSEFPDLQSREHPDLTHWHSGAEWVGHKSPYSAGELLTKSPNDWLETLQGFKGDEFRGPDVRGLQGAITEAARTNAPWGFELAEALAKTGAWDSDFWAALIDAWKEWPDNEEQCQRILFWLKDQRLYPRATYDISRALLILVEKEGKTSALSCLDDTNRIAKGLWAHVTVEDFPEAKEDWLGFAINNSAGVLAQYWLHALSLWWKAQEKKPSSIPDAFRLPIESIIQEGSSASGVALAVFASQFPYFLSIDEDWTKEQLLPWFEHEKDPTRMQQSWDGFLTWGSLNPRVFDALAPMFLKACSQLGNQLASHRDRFAEFFVVMVMYYAKKPLDEAIPTFFLNGDETDRRNFAFSVDRMLRGLNEEQQKEQWDKWLRAYWNNRLQGIPAVLDEVETNEMLEWTTQLTAVYGEAVNIAVQMPPTPFKHLSIGYDLKNSDLPERFPYAVAKLLIYIMESGADPQVFYGFKEIIQRIPQEGIDPGFWNKVQGLSEGLGLA
- a CDS encoding transposase; this translates as MKRKRYIEEQIISILKEHQAGASAPDLARRHSVVENTIYHWKPKYGCMEVSETRRLPAGSIWRSAYSLIPSSSTSKTRVLPGPITPPAPRSP